The DNA segment atgagttTTTGTCTTAATGTATGTAGTTTTATTCATTTGTTCCTTCgggaataacaaataaaaaaatctttttttctttacctATTCCCTGGTAGTCTAAGGGAATATTCCAGCTTAGCGacgtcgaaaaaaaaaacactataccgatataattagaatatttttcttaatataCTTCCGATACTTAACAATTTACGACAAGGCTAAAGACGAGAACAGAATtcacaataaaatatacaattgtAAGTATATTCTTAGTACTGTATACTAAATTCAAAGCGAGTGCCAATTGCTGGCACTGTAGGAAAACGTAGTCCTATCTTCCGTTTTACAATTGGGCCCCTACGaaagataatataatacaaacgCTAGTACCAACCCACGTTGTTGTCGTGAGTATCCGTCAAGCGCAGTGGAGTGGAATCCACCTTTGTGTCTACAAACTATATCGATCAAAACACTTCGATGAAGCTAGACTATCTATCGTACTgtattattaaagttattaatggttttgttaagttactggtggttaagtttttttttttttgtaataggcAAGTacgttgattttatttaaagtcaatattaaacgtaattaaacacaaaacattgttatttaaaaaacaacaaaaaaattaaacgttGTCCTAAAACCTGTCCGTTGTACTGAAGAAATAAATCTTAACATAAAGCATAATAGTAGTTTTGTACAGTTAAAAAAGcgcattaaatatttaacataaagGTAAGCAATACCTCGTATTTGGGTGGTTTTCCTACAACTCCGCATAGTGAGAGCCGCCTGACCAATGATACTTCTCGGTCCATGAGCACGGCCGCGATTCCAACGACAGAATGTCCTACTACACCTAGAGTTCTTATGATGGAACATCAACACTCAGATAATTAACACTGATTACCGTTAACTCGACCTCTGCAGCGTTCCATATCCACAACATCAACGAATTGAAACGATTTTTATGCGGACTCTTCGTAGAGCTAAATTTCAGCTAATTTCGCCTCTAATAGGTACATAAGAATATactaagataaaaaaaactgtagcaAAATAACAAAAGTAAGCATGATAGCTAGATAAAACTCAAGGCCTGTAAGGGTGTTTGTTATAATGAAGGTATCGAGGTAGCGAACGCCTGCTCGTAAGACGCTCCACTCCACCATTATGTAACACCCGCACACCGCCACCAGACACCTTTGTAGTCAAAACTAAAAAGCTTCTAAACAAACATTCTTAGTTTTAAGCGTTTACTTTTACTGTAACTAATTGAAATCTTCGGAAATGACTAACCGACAGAGCATCGGAGCAGTCGGACGCGCAACACACGACCGTCGGTTACCGGTTGACACGAAGAAGGAAGAATCCGATCAGAAAGAGTCCAGATATTCAGAAATGTCGTGACGAACCGCGACAGATTCCGGCCGGATTATAGCAAATGTTTTCGTACGTGATAACGTTACCTATGTATCGTCACGAACATAGAGCGGACGGCGGATGGATATCGCGGGACACGGAAACTCGCGCGCGTTACCGTCGAGAACAAAGCTCACTCCGACACCTCGATAGACTGGAGCAGATTGGGACGTAGTCGGGAGACCGACTCGCAAGAGTTTAGGTGACGGCGTGAGACCGCAGGCGCGGTTGTCGGGAGTCGGGCGCGGTCGTTGGCTGCAGTCAGCGGTCGCGTCGCGGCGCGGCCATGACGGCGGCGCGGCAGGCGACGACGACTCGCGCACTGCCGAGTGCCGCTGCGAGCCGCGCCCGCCGCCACGCGTCCCGGGCTCGCGCACGCGCCTTTCTCGACCTCCCGGCTCCACCGACCGAATTGATCAGCCGGATCCTCgattgcaatgaaatttatgacAGGTCGTAGATCTATTATCGATGCGAAACCATTGAAGCAGCCGCTGATAATTGGAGACTCCTTCGATAAATGCACGGATTTCATTATTGGAAGTGGCTTCtcgatttttttacaattttaatataacatataTAATTAAGGTTCGATGTAGATCACTGACGGAATTTTGATAGAGTTTATCGAGCGCcgttattatataaaatgtagaACATCATGTAGGTACCTACTAGTGCACTCtaataactataatttatttaaaatagaccgaatataaatctaatttttttaatggattttagtAAACGAACGAAACGAACACGCTTAAACTATTCGGTACCGCGCAGTCTTTTAATGTAAATCCGTTATCTTTGGACACGCTATGCGAACAtggattttaattattcatgagTAATGTGCATAAAATACTACGAATGTCGATATACGAAATTATTCCTTAAGATCCACAATAGAATTATCTGATAATTTTTAAAAGCTGTTGTGAAACGgcgaatattatataaaattttaatgctcATTCGAGAAATTCAGCTACGGTCCGCTGTGAACAGGAATCTTGTACAATAGAAATCACAGACtggcatacatacttatatgtgCGGAAATATATTCATAATTAGATGTTAAGAACCTAAAAACAATAAAGAGCTTGTAAGTCACACAAATGTTTtctagaaaaaagaaaaatcaaacTCACGAAAGTCGATTCAAACGGATCCGATTAGCCAACGAATCAGTAAGCTTTAATGACATACCTATTTAATTTCTAacatattgtttatattttcttctatatcgttATCATCGCTTGCTTAGACAAGTTCTAAACTATAATTTTCCTAACAAATTGATTCATTAAAATTCTATATCTGTCTTTTCCCAGTCTTCTTGAATGCCTCAGACAAAAGCAGACCTGTGAGGGATTTTATTTGGTCTGCACAATGCGTGAATGATCGATCGTGTGGTCTTTTCCCATCGACTACGCATACTATATTTTCTAGGTTATTTGGATTTCTACCAGCGACGTATCCAGAGAGACTCGCTAGTAGTAGAAGGTTGAAAGTCTTGttgttatatattatttcaCGGATGACTGATGAATTAGTTCTGCGATCGGCCCGTATAATTTGTAACATGAGTATCCACCACCACATATCAAAGGCGtcgattttaattatatcaGTATTTCTGAGAGACCAAGATTCTGCATAAATACACGAATGGAGGGAAGACCAACATGGGTACAAATCTCACCTTTGTTTTGGGGAATATGTTTTGCTCTTTCGGGACCCGAGAGATTATTGTCATTGCTAATTACGTCATTTGAATCCTTCTACAAATTTTTCTGTCACTGAGATCTTAACCATTTATTATAGAGCCGATATATCGAATTAGTATTGGTAAACAAATTCCAGCGGGTTCATATACCAGCTCTACCTAACATACGTTTTTTCGTTATTTAAATTGTAGCCTAAAGGCCACGTCACTCCACACTAGATAAAATTAAGTCAACTCTTTCTATGAACATGCGAATGGAGTTTTGTAGTCAGAATGTCAAATGTTACTTATCTTTCGACATAACCGAAACACCACCTTCCCATCCATCTAAAGCTcttcttaatttaaatacaatgcATCCTTGGCTAGTGTCTGGCCTGAAGGGCATAGAcagtatgttttatttatttgttatataagGTTATGAACTATGCCATGTGCTATAATATTTATAGAGGTTTGCTGCCAGTACGGTTATGTGTCCGGGATACTCTCATTGCTACTATTATGATCTGTGTAACAATCTGTTTCCACATAAGTACTAAATTGCGACCTCGGTTGGAATCTCAGGCCGCTATTGGTTCTATACAATAGAACCTTGCTGTTGTGCGACTTTAAACTCACAAGTCTGTAGTTTAAATATGAGTTTGAAAAACCCTTGTTGTTGTGAAGTggtctaaatatatatttttgtcagTTGTTTATCCATTGAACTTTTTCCATGTCATTGCAGATTTTCAGAGTAGGTATATGCCTCAATGTCAATCTCTACCTTAAGCTTGAGATCTTCAGGAAAAATACTGTCGTTGCCGTCTGATTTATTGGGATTCGGTTTCTGTGAAGCAAATTTGATTTCAGATTTTAGCTGATAGTGAATTCGAATACAAACCAGCTCGTAGGCGGGTAAAACAAAGAAATGAAACATGCAAacatattatgtgtatttaaaataCCTTTATGTTATACTTTTTAGCTAGTATTTTTAACGTAGTCGGGTTTTTTGTTTACCTTTATAATTTATTGGATTACCCGCGGTTTCGCTCGGGTATTCAAAGAAATGTGCCTTTCTTCTCAAAATTTTTATCtaatttttctaaaaataaaaaaaaccgtttccCGCATGAACGAGATGTTTTCGGGATAAAAGATAGCCTATGGCACTTTCCTGACCTAAAACTATcactttcaaataaaacatatcGATCCGTTATTTCGTTTCGACGTGAAAGGACACACaaacaaactttcacatttataatattattacggaTATGGATCTTTATATAAATCATCTCATCTCAACATCTttatataaataggcaaaaacaaaatagttcaGTACCGGTCTGTCAACTGATTTCCTGTTTTTGTTTGGTGGTTATTGACCTATAACGTAGTGATTACTTGCTCAGTGCTATTGACAAGTTTacagttgtaattttttttaaagtttaggtttttattTAGGTAGACAGCATCTACATGCCGCGTACTTTGCGCATTTGGTCGCGCAGGTCGCTAAAACAAAAAGCGTGTCTCATTCAAGAGGTCGCGGGTCCAAGACGGGCcaattataaatatgttttcaaCTTTTCTAGAGTCTCTTCAGAGCTCAAAAATACTATTCTTGCACTCATTTATTGCAGATTGAAGAATGCACGTTTTGCTAAGGAACTATAAGTGTAATAGGTAATTGCCATAAGGGGGAcaatttgtattatatattgactgatcaatttcattaatttatcagAAATTTTATGCTACTGTAACTGTAAGTGCAGTAATTGCCATAAGAGGGacaaattgtattatatattaattgatcgatttcattaatttatcagAAAATTTGAAAATCCTAGACCAATAAACCGTCATATTATTGTCAACAAACGGacaatatttatctatctacttTAGTGAAAGCTTTTGATCGCCTCGTTTGGCTCGGGGCTAGTGACCCTGAATACCGTACCTCGGTTTGAACCGTAGGAGTCACATCGGCGTTCCATAAAACGATCTTCAAGAATCTGAAAGATCGGAAAGAATTCAGGCTGAGCTCCGTgttcacgtcctcctcccatGGTGAAGCCACCATAGCTCCTCACCCCTCCAGGCTACTGGAAGACTGGTAGGCTAAAAAACAGTAAGAGACTACCACGCAGCCGTTTTTTAATTACCGAAAAATGCTTCATGGAATTTGACTTAACATGAATAtactttgaagggcggggcagccgttgtaactatactgaaatcatagagctgatatctcaaggtgggtggcgcatttacgtcgtagacgtccatgggctccagtaaccacttaacaaccaggtgggctgtgagctcgtccacccatctaagcaataaataaaaaattatgatctAAAAATTTTTAACGCTAAACGATTCTGAGTGGGCAATGAAACCGTCTATAAGCCAGCGAACATGCGATATTGTAGTTTCGCTATATATTTATGATCGATCGGTAAGTCATTCGCCTCGACAGTCACTTCCGATGTCGTTCACATTGGGTTTTGTACTTAAGACGTTTTTGTTTGATCGATATTTTTCACgcaaaccttttttattgcactgTGGCTACCGGACCATACACGTTACAAGAGAAATCTGTAAGCCTCGTTTTGTGTTCACACACACCGAGAGATGAGTAGAGTAGAGAGAGTACCTaattttggaaattttataaattttccatGTTGTAATTTTTAGTGCAACTCGTTCGTGAGCACGTActaagtaagaaaaaaagatgttcgcctgcgggatttgaacaccggcattgTCTCATCGGTTCATACAACTACACTtccgtcttatcttttaggccacggcgacttcaaatCTTTATACGAGTATCAACACAAATACAGCTTAGTTAGCGACAATCAGCATTTATCGAAAAATTCTAGTTCGAAGTGATTTaactttgatttttataaacgaTAATCTATAATTGTTTTAAGATAGGCATTCGGTTCTAAAACTGAGCGAGCTTGATACATTTAAATTCGATATCGTCCATGTCATGTTCGTACAGGCGTTTACAGAAATGCCTACTCATTCCccttgtattataatatatcgaTTGAACACTTTTCTTGTGTCGGTGGCAggtctcttctttttttttatgcccttgtaggcacacgcgcatacggcccacctgatggtgagtggttaccgtctcccatggacttcagcaatgccaggggcagagccatgccactgcctaccgcttaaaagTTATCTATAAGTTATATAAGTAATCTATTATTAAGTTCAAATTATAACCAGAACAGAAGATCTGTTTgttttaaacgatttttttaagtcatatttttttttatacttctgCAGACAGctttgagaggccatttcagcttcggagtgttgttaacactggccctagcaagagcagtgcttcgcagaatccaccagcagatcggaaacgcgacctactgagaagatccagcgagaaactccgtgggctgtgtctatgggttaattcactcgtcgagcccttcgtcgccagcgacgggttggacgaggacggtgaccggtgcttgtggtacctaaaagcaccgttaatggatcgggaggatccctaatgacgtgtttagggcgacgtcgactgtttaccattcctTCAACAGGATCGGATATGTAcatcaaataaaatagtaacagAGCTATATTTTTTGAAGGCTGTTTAGTAAAAGTTTATTAACCGAACATTTACATTAGCCATTAAATAGACCTGATGCTGCGTTATAGAAGAGTTGTATTAAGAAATAAACACCTGAAATGAGCTGCCTTGAATTTTTTATGCCTCAAAACTGTATGATATCATTACTGTAATATTATAGTATCACCCACATGATTCTTTTCTTACATGAGAAGAAAAGCCGATCTAGACTTGGCCTATTGGcaaaaataatagaattaaaatattaattgccGTTTTAACGTAGTGGTAtctctaattaaattaaaataatagcgGGCCAATATTCGTGATTAAATTTTTACGCAAATATTTCTGACTTTCattggtttttaattttatactgttttcaaaataaatacaattttgagGACTTCATTGTCAATTGATatctcaaattaaaaataaagtccGCAGATATTTGATTAATTTCGGTAATGTGTTCCACAGATAATATATTAGATGTGTTCTGACACGTTTGATAGGAAACAACAATAACTCGCTATGTAAATGCAACGTTTCATGAAAATACGCCTTACGAAatgagcgttttttttttgttttatggatTTCGTTCTAGAAGCttctactttaaaaataaaccgCGTCGAAGATCGGGTACTAAATTAAATAAGGCTGAATCAAAAGTAATAATCGAAAACATTAGTTTTCAAACAAGCGAGGTACttgtatttgttttgtaaatattttacccGCAACACCGATCCAAAGATTTGATGATAATAAAGCTCTcaagagaaaaaatatatttaggtatATAATTTTAGGAATTTTTGATAAAATCTGGACGTTTCGTGATAAACGAATACTCTATGTTAATATCGAAAATGAAAACCTTGAGGGACTGAATCCAGGCCAAATACCGGTACCATGCCTTGAAGAAGTTAAATCATAGAAACGGTAGCATAATTATTTGTCGATCACATTACACATTacattttaagcttgaatgttttgtgtgtattgctgttggtgtgtctaaataaataaataataaataaaaaattacatcgaaaaaaaaacccttgaagatataagaaaatttatttatataaatatcaaattaacgtgagcaacttttttttataataatctaatgatttaacaaacataaatattttaaagcacagcaaacatttaaaacatttgGAATGTAGCAAgatttagtaaaaatatttttttttttaattaatttaaaaattggtACGTACTTTATTTTGACTTTCAATTAGAAAGTCTATTACCGCCGAaatcgaataaataatttattaacatgtATTTGAATCTTAGTacctaatattaaaatacaaatttatttctttcgaaggaaaaaaaaaacgactatcACAATGCGTacatatgtaataaatataatattaggcAATCGTGGATTGTCCAAATTTAACATCGATCGTGTTAATTTCGaaaaaaacattcgaaattataagtttattgCTAAATTCAAAAGATACTATTCGATGATTATCGTTTCCAAACAAGCTACAATAACATCgacaaaatattttctaaaaaccGAAACTTTTCCCGCTTGTACACAGGAAAAACCTATAAATATTACTACGGTTATTACTTACTACTTAAGAATTTGTAATGATTAAATTTGTGACCTGAAGCTATTCACTATTCAAGCGACGGTTAAAATTAGACAACACGACAactgtttattaataaatactattCATAAAAAGTGATtcgataaaattaatataactcATTCCTATTCTCGCGGAGGATATATTTCCAAAGAGTTATTACGAGTTCGAACTTAATATCTAGGTTAGTAGTAGTACCCATGCCCGATATTTTAaagcataattaaattttatgctCTGGACTTGTCTGATTTTATGAACTTATCGAGTTCGGCGTCGCTGGAGGGGTCTACTTGTGACAGTTGTCTGAAGCTCTCATCGTCAACGAAGCATATCTCATGACCGTCGGGGTCAGCTAAGATGATGACCCTCACGGTAGCCTTGCCGGGCGTATCCAACGATATGAGGGGAGTGAGGATAGTCTCGTTTGCGTCTTGGATCTTCTTGTCTATGACCGGCTGCTCGTCGAATGGACACGAGAATGCTATGCGCCCGTATGCCTTTGCGCGGTTTATTGGTtcacctgaaaaaaaaaagaatgtcattgtaatttttattcctaaatacggtcattttagAAGAGGAGCTAGGCTGTGCTCCTGGATTTTGAAATCCACGAGCGACGGTGAATACTTACCACCAGGAGTATGCGAGTCTGACTACAACGACAACAATGGAAAGGGCAGGTAGTCcctgatattataattaaccgataatttttttcctacctatgctggtagccttgagaggctatttcagcgtcgccctaatgtaggtgaactcacggggctcaaacctgacgacgttgctaacacgagccccagcaagagccgtgcttcgcagaatctaccaccggatttcAAACGAGACCCatttagaagatccggcgataaactctaTGTATAacaggctgtgtctatgggttaatttactcgtcgagccctttgtcacaagcgacgggttcgacgagaacgatgaccggtgaacCGCTAATAGTCGGACACTAATCGTAAGGAAAATCTTCTCATCTGTCTGTTGAACATAATGATTGCCCAAAAAATAACCCTATTCGAGTTATTTCTCAGACACGTACTTTAAATGTAGGTGAATTACGCATGACACatggatattaaaaaaaaaaagaaggaaattgTGTCATACGAACGCATCACGTGAAGTTGTAGAGTTCGCTGAAGTTCAATAGCCGACAAGAACTCGATGCACTTGACCTTGCACGCATCCAGCTTGTGAATCAGACATTAACCACGGCGCTACTAAATCCATCAAGACATTTGACATTCTAAGTGGCTAGATAATATTTGTCGCGAACCAAGGAACACGCACCCGTCACGCATTTCAACTTAAAAATTACATCGTCATGCAAATCACTCGTGTAACAGCCTACGTTGAGCTGCCTATATTCATATTCGAATTGTTTATACTCTATTGTCATATACTCTAAGATTGTCTGTTACTTTTCAGCTgtacttattaaatttaattaaaacatgcctaattatatatatatatatatatatatatatatatatatatattttgcatagatgggtgaacgagttcacagccaacctggtgttaagtggttaccggagcccatagacatctagaacgtaaatgccgctacccaccttgagatatgagttttaaggtctcagtatagttacaacggctgcctcacccttcaaaccgaaacgcattactgcttcacggcagaaataggcggggtggtggtacctaaccgtgcggactcaagacaagaggtcctaccaccagtaatagtatataaatttaaataaaagtaggTAAGTACATAAATCtatttgttttttcctaccaatgctgatagccttgagaggctatttctagTAGATGTAGTAGCTATTAGtagatgagttcacggggctcaccTATTTCACCCtaatatgtaggtgagctcacggggctcaaaccagaagtgATAAATCTATAATATTTTACCAATCTTATTGAGGGTTAtgtgattaatatttttaacataataaatacaaattttacaaaatatacaatttccTATAGGATATTACaacgtaatgtattttttgtgtgGTAAATCTTGATATGAATACATAGATATATATCTACatgtttttgtttacaataaaatcgaCGCGCGACTCATGTTTGAAAGTTTTATCTAATCATACTTCTctggaaaaaaaacatttgaaacaaagtagcggataaaattacaaacgtcattgtTGAGTTACATATCAATTATAgcactttaatattattaactaaTGGTTCTGGCGTAGATGAGTTCCTAACTTCAGCAGTTAGAGTAAAGTTATATTACTACAGTCCATTGTTATCATGTTAATTGTTGCAGAGTAAAAATTAACTAACCAATATCAACAAGTTCCAATTTAGCTTGATCATCACTATAGCCTAGTAATGCAGTTTTGTCAGTTTTTTCATAGAGTTTCAAAGTCAGTAGACCGTTCCAATAGGCTATTGATTTTGCTAAGTTTGAACTCGCCAATGAAACTTTGACAACGGGATCtgtaaacagaaaaaaaataatcataaaaagttctcagtttaaataatatgctttttaaaatataacgcGACTAATGTAATGCGTAgaatgtatttttgtaattaccATATATAAATTCATGgacatttttgtattaatagAATAATTTTGTTGTCGTGATttaaagtataagacgtccggtgcattcgtattcagtgatgcaccggtgttggagtcccgcaggcaggtacagattttcctaatgaaatacgtacgtaacaaatgttcacgattgactttcacggtgaaggaataacatcgcttaataaaactcaaacccacaaaataataattagcgtagttgctggtggtaggactgcgtttgagtccgcacgaccaccaccctgcccgtttctgccgtgaagcagtgatatGTTGCGGTTTGACGGATGGAGCAGCCAACTGAGACctttcgaactcatatctcaatgtggctggcggcatttacgttgttgatgtctatgggctccggtaagcgcttaacaccaggtgggctgtgagctcgtccaccatctatgcaataaataaataaaaactgttatGGTTACACAATATAATAGAAGTTAAATTTCATTACTGTTGCATAGAGCTAAAACAAAATGATCCTTAGAAAATCATATCTAAACATAGTGCTCCTTAAtctttattatgtttatattatgaatatagTAAAGTTGAAATCACTCACAAATCACATGACAGATATTACTTGGTAACTCACATATCTTTTGATAAAGATCATCATAggcttaaaattttatttatcaagcATAGATGGTCTATAGATAGCATTTTATCAATTGTAATTGTTGTATTTATATTAGTGATGATATACGACAATTTATGAGTATAATTGGGCACTTGGCTGTTTATTGAAAATAGGACAAAGAAGTAtgtgatgaaattaaatacatgtaCTGAAGAAAGATTTGAACTTTTTCATATCTAAAGGGTTTCAACTTTCTACATTCTATTTCGACACTACTAAGTGGGTTCTCATATTGGAATTGTATTCCTTTTGGAAATCATATCACTGTACAAAATTGTGCGCTCTCTGCCTAAtgtgaaattaaaaacttaGCTTCCTTACtttttaatagaatttaatgttattttcgCTAAATGTATAAAGTTGCATTTGGCTTTTTTATGAGACTATAAATGCCTTAGTCAACACACAGATGTATGAAGTCTTGTAAATGTAGCAACTATGTtgataacacatttttattgtaCTAAATCTCAACTCTAAGGTAAGGCAGGTTAAGATAGATAGGTAAGGTAAATCTAAGGTTATGAGAATTCAAAACAAgaaaaatttatgtaataacaTTTTATAGGATTCCAGTCCAGAACTAATGCCTTTTTTGTTCAAGGACACCACTAAATAGGTCGTAGTTACAAAATTGCCATTGATTGGTGGATTATTAAGTTTTTCTAAAATCGTGTTTGTAAAGTGAAACATACATGAGGATACTTGTGATTGATAGTCTGTTAAAATCACAAAGGTATATTGGTCTGTGTTGATTCAATattctatattaaaaatatagaatGCTCCTTTAGATTGAATAGCCTGAATATACTGTTTTTCTGTATTTCTTACATTCACCTATACTGTAAGTCTGAATTCTAAAggtactatagtagaattattttatctgtgcagtttgggtcataaaacatagcctgGCTAGGGCAGTGATAATGTTGCGCAGGTGCAACGCC comes from the Bombyx mori chromosome 10, ASM3026992v2 genome and includes:
- the Cjhbp gene encoding cytosolic juvenile hormone binding protein 36 kDa subunit (The RefSeq protein has 2 substitutions compared to this genomic sequence), giving the protein MVSGRALHFVFKVADRTLTAKFYREILGMKVLRHEEFSEGCEAACNGPYANRWSKTMVGYGPEDTHFVVELTYNYGVTHYEQGNDFLGITVQSSESLKRAQTNNWPIKEHNGLKYVEAPGGYKFYIVDKPQPVDKDPVVKVSLASSNLAKSIAYWNGLLTLKLYEKTDKTALLGYSDDQAKLELVDIGGPINRAKAYGRIAFSCPFDERPVIDKKIQDANETILTPLISLDTPGKATVRVIILADPDGHEICFVDDESFRQLSQVDPSSDAELDKFIKSDKSRA